Proteins from one Haloplasma contractile SSD-17B genomic window:
- a CDS encoding alkaline phosphatase family protein, with product MLNTNSIDAVNNSLFSKRFMKPLNDTYCFENIPGTVKYLLGAENAGKALPKDVIGSKNSYNKVVVLLIDGFGWKFFEKYKEHSRFISDAIERKDAVVSKLTTQFPTSTTSNITTMHTGMSVSQSGILEWFQYEPLIDDAYTPFLFNRAGEVNTDTLVNEGIKPEDILPRRSVYEDLKNNQINSYSFHYEYINESTYSSLISKDTEQIHYEVLSEGLEVLRQKLKQNEKAYYYFYYPDFDKYCHKNGPDSEEAETEIIKTLNDLDVFFETIQGEVSDTLFILTADHGLTSVVPERAIYLNKECPEILEHLKTKSNGDYIAPCGGFRNMFLHVKEGKVNDVKEVLSKQLHGKAEVFTIPELLDEGIFGSNEPSPDFLRRVGDLVILSYKDEAVWWYEEEKFSVNILGQHGGLTKEEIEIPFVVSPFK from the coding sequence ATGTTAAATACAAATTCAATTGATGCAGTGAATAATTCGTTATTTTCTAAGAGGTTTATGAAGCCATTAAATGATACGTATTGTTTTGAAAATATTCCAGGAACTGTGAAATATTTGCTTGGAGCAGAGAATGCGGGTAAGGCACTACCAAAGGATGTAATAGGATCTAAGAATTCTTATAACAAGGTTGTTGTTCTATTAATTGATGGCTTTGGATGGAAGTTTTTTGAAAAATATAAGGAACACTCAAGGTTCATATCAGACGCAATCGAGAGGAAAGATGCTGTTGTTTCAAAATTAACAACACAGTTTCCGACTTCAACTACGTCTAATATCACAACTATGCATACAGGAATGTCTGTTAGTCAGTCTGGAATTCTTGAATGGTTTCAATATGAACCTTTAATAGACGATGCGTATACACCATTTTTATTTAATAGAGCTGGTGAGGTAAATACAGATACGTTAGTGAATGAGGGTATAAAACCAGAGGATATTTTACCTAGACGAAGTGTATATGAAGATCTTAAGAATAACCAAATAAACTCTTATTCGTTTCATTATGAGTATATAAATGAGTCAACTTACTCGTCACTTATTAGTAAAGATACTGAACAGATTCATTATGAAGTATTGAGTGAGGGGTTAGAGGTTCTCAGACAGAAGTTAAAACAGAACGAGAAGGCGTATTATTATTTCTATTACCCTGACTTCGATAAATATTGTCACAAAAATGGTCCTGATTCAGAGGAAGCTGAAACTGAGATTATTAAAACGTTAAATGATCTGGATGTGTTTTTTGAAACTATTCAGGGTGAAGTTAGTGACACGTTATTTATCTTGACGGCGGATCATGGGCTTACTTCTGTGGTACCAGAGCGTGCTATATACTTAAATAAAGAATGTCCTGAAATATTGGAACATTTAAAAACAAAGTCGAATGGCGATTATATCGCTCCGTGTGGTGGGTTTAGAAATATGTTTCTTCATGTTAAAGAGGGAAAGGTAAATGACGTGAAAGAAGTACTGAGTAAACAGTTACACGGAAAAGCGGAAGTATTTACAATACCGGAATTATTAGATGAAGGGATATTTGGAAGTAATGAACCATCGCCTGATTTTTTACGTCGAGTTGGTGATCTAGTCATTCTATCTTATAAGGATGAAGCCGTTTGGTGGTATGAGGAAGAGAAATTTAGTGTAAATATTCTAGGGCAGCATGGTGGATTAACAAAGGAAGAGATTGAGATTCCATTTGTTGTTTCTCCGTTTAAATAA
- a CDS encoding hemolysin family protein: MDVLKSIVPQLILIGILTSINGFLAATEMALVSLDKNRIIALARKGEKKAKRLEKLVANPSNFLSTIQVGITFAGFFSSAYAATGISDELSVFLNELNIPNSKQYAVIIITLILSYLTLVFGELVPKRIALKSPRTVAMIAVIPMVLLSKITYPFVKLLSFSTNTVVRLIGFKPKDTDEKISEEEIRVLVDIGYKHGAVNTTEKELIEGVFEFNDKVAKEIMTDRKDVFEIEEKADLNELMNQMTLVKFSRIPVYRNHKRNIVGVLYVKDLLRVAHDVGFINIDISKIMREPYVVQENERIDLLFKKIVKSKKHMAILKNNKGDYTGIVTLEDVLEELVGEIYDEHDDTERDLL, translated from the coding sequence ATGGACGTATTAAAAAGTATCGTTCCTCAGTTAATTTTGATTGGAATTTTAACGAGTATAAATGGGTTTTTAGCTGCTACTGAAATGGCACTTGTTTCGTTAGATAAGAACAGGATTATTGCTTTAGCGCGAAAAGGTGAAAAGAAAGCTAAACGACTTGAGAAGTTAGTGGCGAATCCAAGTAACTTTTTATCAACAATTCAAGTTGGTATAACATTTGCTGGATTTTTTTCTAGTGCATATGCTGCTACCGGAATATCAGATGAATTGTCAGTGTTTCTAAACGAGTTGAACATTCCAAATAGTAAGCAGTATGCGGTGATCATAATAACGCTTATTCTCTCGTATCTGACACTTGTTTTTGGAGAACTTGTTCCTAAACGGATTGCACTCAAAAGTCCAAGGACGGTTGCAATGATCGCTGTAATTCCTATGGTGCTTTTATCAAAGATCACTTATCCATTTGTAAAATTACTGTCTTTTTCAACGAATACAGTGGTAAGATTGATTGGATTTAAACCTAAGGACACAGATGAAAAAATTTCAGAGGAAGAAATTCGCGTCTTAGTTGATATTGGTTATAAGCATGGTGCTGTGAATACCACAGAAAAGGAATTAATAGAAGGTGTTTTTGAGTTTAATGATAAAGTAGCGAAAGAGATTATGACGGATCGAAAAGATGTATTCGAAATAGAAGAGAAAGCCGATCTAAATGAATTAATGAATCAGATGACGTTAGTCAAATTTTCGCGAATTCCTGTTTATCGTAATCATAAAAGGAATATTGTTGGGGTATTATACGTGAAGGATTTACTACGAGTGGCACATGATGTAGGGTTTATAAATATCGATATTAGTAAAATTATGAGAGAGCCGTATGTCGTTCAGGAAAATGAGCGTATTGATCTTCTGTTCAAAAAAATAGTAAAATCTAAAAAACATATGGCAATATTAAAAAATAATAAAGGAGATTATACTGGAATTGTTACGCTTGAAGATGTTTTAGAGGAACTTGTCGGTGAAATATACGATGAACATGATGATACAGAGCGTGACCTTCTTTAA
- a CDS encoding GNAT family N-acetyltransferase yields the protein MDLIRFMEVDEQNFYKCLELSVTDEQSQYVAANVFSIAQAYVYEAWTPLCIYYDDQLIGFTLYGIDPDDKEVWIIRFMIDKQVQNRGFGKLAMIKLLGIIEQHYRCSKIRLGTKPENAVAQKLYEGVGFKNTGKMIEGELLFEKQLY from the coding sequence ATGGATTTGATTCGATTTATGGAAGTAGACGAACAGAATTTTTATAAGTGTTTAGAATTGAGTGTTACAGATGAGCAGAGTCAATATGTAGCTGCAAATGTGTTTTCGATTGCGCAGGCTTATGTATATGAAGCGTGGACACCCCTTTGTATCTATTATGACGATCAGTTGATTGGGTTTACGCTATATGGAATTGACCCAGATGATAAAGAAGTATGGATTATCCGTTTTATGATTGATAAACAGGTTCAAAATCGTGGATTTGGTAAGTTAGCGATGATCAAATTATTAGGAATTATCGAACAACATTATCGTTGTAGTAAGATAAGATTAGGAACGAAGCCTGAGAATGCAGTTGCTCAAAAATTGTATGAGGGTGTTGGATTTAAGAATACGGGCAAAATGATCGAGGGCGAGCTATTATTTGAGAAACAGTTATACTAA
- a CDS encoding 5-formyltetrahydrofolate cyclo-ligase produces MDLVERKKMIRQMIMYNRDVIDQQERLSMDQSVFERLTNSKEFNDAESIFIFVSFRSEVDTHRIIQKAIDLGKRVCVPKIEKKSEGMTPYQIQSLDQLEEGYYGVLEPKYGCELCDKETIDLIIMPGLAFDAKGGRVGYGGGFYDHFINSMETSVRKLAIAYDFQVLDKVPMGENDQLVDQIITDQRVIDCK; encoded by the coding sequence TTGGATCTTGTTGAAAGAAAGAAGATGATACGGCAGATGATTATGTATAATAGGGATGTAATTGATCAACAAGAACGCCTATCAATGGACCAATCTGTTTTTGAACGACTTACTAATAGTAAAGAATTCAATGATGCTGAGTCTATTTTTATTTTTGTAAGTTTTAGAAGTGAAGTTGATACGCATCGAATAATTCAGAAGGCTATTGATTTAGGGAAACGGGTCTGTGTTCCTAAAATCGAGAAAAAATCAGAGGGTATGACACCTTATCAAATTCAGTCACTTGATCAGCTTGAAGAAGGCTACTATGGCGTTTTAGAGCCAAAGTATGGGTGTGAACTGTGTGATAAGGAAACAATAGACTTAATTATTATGCCAGGACTTGCTTTTGACGCTAAAGGTGGAAGAGTAGGATATGGTGGCGGATTCTATGATCACTTTATTAACTCTATGGAAACGAGTGTTAGAAAATTAGCTATTGCCTATGACTTTCAAGTATTAGATAAGGTGCCAATGGGAGAAAATGACCAATTAGTTGATCAAATCATAACGGATCAGAGAGTTATTGATTGTAAATGA
- a CDS encoding tryptophan transporter → MKSKELRQNIISALLLTIGFVLHSVVPGIVGGVKPDFMLAFMFLAIIVKPTFRNTLIVGVIGGIITGLTTSAPGGQLANPIDKIITVMFVYVLVKVLLKVFNKLVVATITGLVGTLISGAIFLPVAIIISGVPLPFSVLYISVVLPAAGMNMVLTPLILSVYERTSDLLNVEYA, encoded by the coding sequence ATGAAATCAAAAGAATTAAGACAAAATATTATCTCAGCTTTACTTTTAACTATAGGATTTGTATTACACTCAGTTGTACCTGGAATTGTAGGAGGGGTAAAACCCGATTTTATGCTAGCATTTATGTTCTTAGCTATTATTGTGAAGCCAACATTTAGAAATACGCTTATTGTAGGGGTTATTGGAGGTATCATTACGGGACTTACTACCTCTGCACCAGGAGGGCAATTAGCGAACCCAATTGATAAAATAATTACAGTGATGTTTGTATATGTATTAGTAAAAGTATTATTAAAGGTTTTTAATAAACTTGTTGTAGCGACAATCACTGGGTTAGTAGGAACTTTAATTAGTGGGGCGATCTTTTTGCCGGTTGCAATTATCATATCAGGAGTTCCGTTACCATTTAGTGTATTATATATATCGGTTGTTTTACCAGCTGCTGGTATGAACATGGTGTTAACGCCACTCATTCTCTCTGTTTATGAACGAACATCTGATTTATTAAATGTTGAATATGCTTAA
- the glmS gene encoding glutamine--fructose-6-phosphate transaminase (isomerizing) has protein sequence MCGIVGYIGTEDVKEIILTGLQKLEYRGYDSAGIALYQDESDFEIFKDKGRIAHLRSILEDVPSTLGIGHTRWATHGEPNKVNSHPHTSSNERFVIVHNGVIENDDYLKEKYFSNVEFRSETDTEIVVELLNYYFNKYGAVDVAIRHLMNRLEGSYALGIIDRKNPEVLYAVKNKSPLLVGVGDGFNMIGSDAMAMLHRTNSFYDLEDQEYAVIKRDSIELYEITGAKLVKEPFTSNLDPNDIEKGTYDHFMLKEIDEQPFVIRRIIQEYEKDGNLHIDPEIIADVKEADRLYIIAAGTSYHAGLIGKQLIENIAGIPVEVHISSEFIYNTPIISKKPLFIFISQSGETADSRAVLVKIKKLGYKSLTITNVEGSTLSREANHTLLIHAGPEIAVASTKAYTAQIAVLSILAYMVNEDNEIDLHHELSLVATVIETLCDRKELMEELARKFLSETRNCFYIGRHIDYYVALEAALKLKEISYIQTEGFAAGELKHGTIALIEKGTPVIAVISQEDINLNTRSNVKEVRSRGANTLVIALDSICAGTDQVVIDDVHPLLTPLVTIVPIQLIAYYAALHRELDIDKPRNLAKSVTVE, from the coding sequence GTGTGTGGAATTGTTGGGTATATTGGAACTGAAGATGTAAAAGAAATTATTTTAACTGGGTTACAAAAATTAGAGTATCGAGGGTATGATTCAGCAGGAATCGCTTTATACCAGGATGAATCTGATTTTGAGATATTTAAAGATAAGGGTAGAATTGCTCATTTACGTTCGATTTTAGAAGACGTTCCTTCAACTCTAGGAATTGGTCATACAAGATGGGCTACTCACGGGGAGCCGAATAAAGTTAACTCTCATCCTCATACGAGTTCAAATGAACGTTTTGTCATTGTTCATAATGGAGTTATTGAAAATGATGATTATTTAAAAGAGAAATATTTTAGTAATGTAGAATTTAGAAGTGAGACGGATACAGAAATTGTAGTAGAGTTACTTAACTATTACTTTAATAAGTATGGAGCGGTAGATGTTGCAATTCGTCATTTGATGAACCGTTTAGAAGGTTCTTATGCATTAGGAATAATTGACCGTAAAAATCCAGAAGTACTTTATGCTGTGAAAAATAAATCACCATTATTAGTAGGTGTTGGTGATGGATTTAATATGATTGGGTCAGATGCTATGGCGATGCTTCATCGAACAAATTCGTTTTATGACTTAGAGGATCAGGAGTATGCAGTTATTAAGCGTGACTCGATTGAACTATATGAGATTACAGGGGCAAAATTAGTAAAGGAACCTTTTACAAGTAACCTTGATCCAAATGATATTGAAAAAGGAACCTATGATCATTTTATGTTAAAAGAAATTGATGAACAACCATTTGTAATCCGACGTATTATTCAGGAATATGAGAAGGATGGAAATTTACATATTGATCCGGAAATCATTGCTGATGTAAAAGAAGCGGACCGATTATATATTATTGCAGCTGGAACTTCTTATCATGCTGGATTAATAGGGAAACAGTTAATTGAAAATATAGCGGGTATCCCAGTTGAAGTTCATATTTCAAGTGAATTTATTTATAATACACCAATAATCAGTAAAAAACCGCTATTTATTTTTATTTCACAATCAGGAGAAACCGCTGATAGCCGTGCAGTTTTAGTTAAAATAAAGAAACTAGGTTATAAATCATTAACAATTACGAATGTTGAAGGTTCGACACTTTCACGTGAAGCAAACCACACGTTATTAATACATGCAGGACCTGAGATTGCGGTTGCGTCTACTAAGGCATATACCGCTCAGATAGCAGTCTTATCGATTCTAGCTTATATGGTGAATGAGGATAATGAAATAGATTTACATCATGAATTATCATTAGTAGCAACCGTAATTGAGACGTTATGTGATCGCAAGGAACTAATGGAAGAATTAGCTAGAAAATTCTTAAGTGAAACGAGAAACTGTTTCTATATTGGGCGTCATATAGATTATTATGTTGCACTAGAGGCGGCATTAAAATTAAAAGAAATTTCTTATATTCAAACTGAGGGGTTTGCAGCAGGAGAATTAAAGCATGGTACAATTGCCTTAATTGAAAAGGGAACGCCTGTTATCGCTGTTATTTCACAGGAAGATATTAACTTAAATACACGTTCTAACGTTAAGGAAGTACGTTCAAGAGGAGCTAATACCTTAGTAATTGCATTAGACTCTATTTGTGCAGGGACGGATCAAGTTGTAATTGACGATGTGCATCCGTTATTAACACCGCTAGTTACTATTGTCCCTATACAGTTAATAGCATATTACGCAGCACTACATCGTGAGTTAGACATTGATAAGCCACGTAATTTAGCAAAGAGTGTTACTGTAGAATAA
- a CDS encoding DUF2087 domain-containing protein, translating to MSELNDLFFGASIEELKRGYVFDEQSEQYTCILCGTTYIDGVIYKKEETLLEARKAVVVHIGEKHESPFSYLLGLNKTYTGLSDVQKELLDYFYKGHTDKEIMKSTGKSSTSTIRNHRFKLKEKKKQAKIFLAIMELLEEESTETDHANSGRNDFVTVHKGATMVDDRYAITNEEKDTILNRYFDESGRLNTLPSKEKRKIVVLGKIASNFKEDKQYTEEHVNRVLRRIYDDYPTLRRYLIEYGFMDRNRDCSAYWIK from the coding sequence ATGAGTGAGTTAAATGATTTGTTTTTTGGAGCAAGTATAGAGGAACTTAAGAGAGGGTATGTGTTCGATGAACAGTCTGAGCAATATACGTGTATTCTATGTGGCACAACTTATATTGATGGGGTCATTTATAAGAAAGAGGAAACGTTATTAGAAGCTAGGAAGGCTGTTGTGGTTCACATAGGAGAGAAGCATGAGTCACCTTTTAGTTATCTATTAGGTCTAAATAAAACCTATACTGGGTTATCGGATGTCCAAAAAGAACTTTTAGATTATTTTTATAAAGGGCATACCGATAAGGAAATTATGAAGTCTACAGGAAAGTCTAGTACATCGACCATTCGGAATCATCGCTTTAAACTAAAAGAGAAGAAGAAACAAGCTAAAATTTTCTTAGCAATTATGGAGTTATTGGAAGAAGAATCGACAGAAACTGATCATGCTAATAGTGGCCGAAATGATTTTGTTACTGTACATAAGGGTGCGACGATGGTTGATGATCGTTATGCCATTACGAATGAGGAGAAGGATACGATTTTAAATAGGTATTTTGATGAAAGTGGCAGGTTAAACACGTTACCTAGTAAGGAAAAGCGTAAAATTGTCGTTTTAGGAAAGATCGCAAGCAATTTTAAAGAGGATAAACAGTATACAGAAGAACATGTCAATAGGGTTTTAAGGCGAATTTATGACGATTATCCTACTCTGCGCCGTTATTTGATCGAGTATGGGTTTATGGATCGCAACAGAGATTGTAGTGCGTACTGGATTAAGTAA
- a CDS encoding ZIP family metal transporter, whose product MKEWFLDLGPVYQALLATLFTWGVTALGAALVFFFKKINKDVLNAMLGFAAGVMIAASFWSLLAPAIEMAEHNLSMPSWVPATVGFLGGGAFLYGIDKLLPHLHLGHPVEDAEGIPTNWRRSILLVLSITLHNIPEGLAVGVAFGAAYAGLPSATIAGAVALAIGIGIQNFPEGAAVSVPLRRDGLSRKKSFLYGQASGIVEPIAGVL is encoded by the coding sequence ATGAAAGAATGGTTTTTAGATTTAGGACCTGTTTATCAGGCTTTACTTGCAACGCTTTTTACATGGGGAGTCACGGCATTAGGCGCAGCGCTAGTTTTTTTCTTTAAGAAGATAAATAAAGATGTATTGAATGCAATGCTAGGTTTTGCAGCCGGTGTCATGATTGCAGCTAGTTTTTGGTCACTGCTTGCACCAGCAATCGAAATGGCTGAGCATAACTTAAGTATGCCATCATGGGTTCCTGCTACAGTTGGTTTTTTAGGTGGAGGTGCATTTTTGTATGGTATAGATAAGTTATTGCCACACCTTCATCTAGGACATCCGGTAGAAGATGCAGAGGGAATCCCTACAAATTGGAGAAGGAGTATTTTACTTGTTTTATCAATTACACTTCACAATATTCCTGAAGGGTTAGCGGTAGGAGTAGCGTTTGGTGCAGCTTATGCAGGGTTGCCTTCAGCTACAATAGCAGGTGCGGTTGCATTAGCGATAGGTATTGGAATTCAGAACTTTCCTGAAGGGGCAGCCGTTTCGGTACCATTAAGAAGAGATGGATTAAGTCGAAAAAAGAGTTTTCTATACGGTCAGGCATCAGGGATAGTAGAACCTATAGCTGGTGTACTCG